In Amia ocellicauda isolate fAmiCal2 chromosome 7, fAmiCal2.hap1, whole genome shotgun sequence, one genomic interval encodes:
- the LOC136753946 gene encoding extracellular calcium-sensing receptor-like — MFPIHSKGINELQAYREKPGKKQCRGFNFRVFRWSQAMIFFIEEINRNKTLLPNVTLGYALYDNCGIEVQSMKTALSMITLPLKNGEKVCHENPSIPIIIGDSGSSLSMAISRLLNLFKVPLISYFASCACLSDKLQFPYFFRTIPNDANQARALAYLVQYFGWNWVGTIGADDDYGQVGIQMFIDEVTRLGVCIAYRLVIPKVASMEKILEIVRTIKESTAKVIVAFSIEEDIYPIIQEIVRQNITDKQWVASEAWVTSTLISVKENALSLAGTIGFAIQRAEMPELKDFLQSLNPLSKPDNPFAREFWEAQFQCTKGFDILPTAPMHYNKTCTGTERIEDKTSIYNDVSQLRVTYNVHKAVYAVAHALHNLQACENGKGPFQNKTCGDIYNLQPWQVMHYLQEVRYTNRFGDVVHFDKYGDPVAVYDIINWQRNADGSIKYVTIGHFDSSLLLAEQLLFNKNYIIWNREKNEVPKSVCTESCPAGYRKATRVGQPVCCYDCVFCADGTITNMTDQAECIQCPVDFWSSENRTSCVVKDTEYLSYSGAFGIALATISILGVFLTMAVAAIFLKHKDTPIVRANNSELSFLLLFSLGCCFLCALTFIGHPTGWTCCLRHTSFGISFALCLSCVLSKTAVVLMAFRATLPGNNIAKWFGPVQQRLSVFACASAQIIVCLVWLAVSPPVEVKNTWLYKDRIIVECDMGSVTFFCFVLGYIGCLACCCFLLAFMARKLPDNFNEAKLITFSMLIFCAVWITFIPAYMSSPGKYTVAVEIFAILSSTFGVLLCIFVPKCYIIIFLPKRNSKKYLIPQTKSGK, encoded by the exons ATGTTTCCAATTCACTCCAAAGGCATCAATGAGTTGCAGGCTTACAGGGAGAAGCCAGGAAAGAAACAATGTAGGGG TTTTAATTTCAGGGTGTTTCGATGGTCCCAAGCAATGATTTTCTTCATAGAggaaataaacagaaacaaaactctTTTACCCAATGTCACACTTGGATACGCTTTGTATGACAACTGTGGAATTGAAGTCCAGTCAATGAAAACAGCATTATCAATGATAACTCTTCCACTGAAAAATGGGGAAAAGGTGTGCCATGAAAATCCATCTATACCAATAATAATAGGGGACTCTGGATCTTCTCTTTCAATGGCGATATCCAGACTACTGAATCTGTTCAAAGTTCCTTTG ATCAGTTATTTTGCATCTTGCGCTTGTCTCAGTGACAAACTCCAGTTCCCTTACTTCTTTCGGACCATTCCAAATGACGCCAATCAGGCCAGGGCTCTAGCCTACCTGGTCCAGTACTTCGGCTGGAACTGGGTTGGGACCATTGGGGCTGATGATGACTATGGTCAGGTTGGAATTCAGATGTTCATCGATGAAGTGACACGCCTGGGTGTCTGCATAGCTTATAGACTGGTCATCCCAAAGGTGGCCTCCATGGAAAAGATCCTGGAAATTGTTCGAACCATCAAAGAGTCCACAGCCAAGGTTATTGTCGCATTTTCCATCGAGGAGGACATCTATCCTATCATTCAAGAGATTGTACGCCAAAACATCACAGACAAACAGTGGGTAGCAAGTGAAGCCTGGGTCACATCAACCTTAATCTCTGTGAAGGAAAATGCTCTTTCTCTGGCTGGCACAATCGGCTTCGCAATTCAAAGGGCAGAAATGCCAGAGCTGAAAGATTTCCTTCAGAGTCTTAATCCTCTGTCAAAACCTGACAACCCGTTTGCCAGAGAGTTCTGGGAAGCACAGTTTCAGTGCACAAAAGGATTCGATATCTTGCCGACAGCACCTATGCATTACAATAAGACCTGCACAGGAACTGAAAGAATAGAGGACAAGACAAGTATCTACAACGATGTGTCACAGCTTAGAGTGACCTACAACGTGCACAAAGCTGTGTACGCTGTAGCCCATGCTTTACACAATTTACAAGCCTGTGAGAATGGTAAAGGACCATTTCAGAATAAAACATGTGGCGACATTTATAATCTACAGCCATGGCAG GTCATGCACTATCTTCAAGAAGTCAGATACACAAACCGCTTTGGTGATGTGGTGCACTTTGACAAATATGGTGATCCAGTGGCAGTCTATGATATCATAAACTGGCAAAGGAATGCAGATGGATCTATTAAGTATGTGACAATCGGACACTTTGATTCATCTCTGCTATTAGCAGAGCAACTTCTCTTCAataaaaattacattatttggAATAGGGAAAAGAATGAG GTCCCTAAGTCAGTGTGCACAGAAAGCTGCCCAGCCGGCTACAGGAAAGCCACTCGTGTGGGACAGCCTGTATGCTGCTAtgactgtgtcttctgtgcTGATGGAACAATTACCAATATGACAG ATCAAGCAGAGTGCATTCAGTGCCCTGTGGATTTCTGGTCCAGTGAGAACAGAACCAGCTGTGTTGTTAAAGACACCGAATACCTCTCCTACTCAGGGGCCTTTGGAATCGCATTAGCCACCATTTCCATATTGGGTGTCTTCCTAACAATGGCTGTGGCAGCCATTTTCCTGAAGCACAAAGACACCCCGATCGTGCGGGCCAACAACTCGGAGCTGAGCTTCCTCCTGCTTTTCTCTCTGGGCTGCTGCTTCCTGTGCGCACTGACTTTCATCGGCCACCCCACAGGATGGACCTGCTGCTTAAGACACACTTCATTCGGTATCAGTTTTGCCCTGTGTCTTTCCTGCGTTCTCAGTAAAACTGCTGTGGTGCTTATGGCTTTCAGAGCCACCCTCCCGGGGAATAACATTGCAAAATGGTTTGGCCCCGTGCAACAGAGACTTAGTGTATTTGCCTGTGCATCTGCTCAAATTATAGTGTGCCTTGTGTGGCTGGCAGTTTCTCCTCCAGTTGAAGTGAAAAACACCTGGCTTTATAAAGACAGGATTATTGTGGAATGTGATATGGGTTctgtgacttttttttgttttgttctggggTATATTGGGTGTCTTGCGTGTTGCTGTTTTCTCCTTGCTTTTATGGCTCGGAAGTTGCCCGATAATTTCAATGAAGCCAAACTGATCACGTTTAGTATGCTAATATTCTGCGCCGTGTGGATCACCTTCATCCCAGCTTATATGAGCTCCCCTGGAAAATACACTGTAGCAGtagaaatatttgctattttgtCATCAACCTTTGGTGTGCTGCTCTGTATCTTTGTTCCTAAATGCTACATAATCATTTTCCTTCCTAAGAGGAATTCTAAAAAATACCTCATACCCCAAACTAAGTCAGGAAAGTGA
- the LOC136753947 gene encoding extracellular calcium-sensing receptor-like, whose amino-acid sequence MFPIHSQGIHEKQPYGEKPGQKQCTDFNFRAFRWMEAMVFFIEEINRNQTLLPNITLGYSLYDICSLESQAIKATLSMMTKTTNKTGRDCAGLPSVPVVIGNSGSSLTIAVSRALQPFRVPLVSYFATCACLSNKHKFPNVFRTIPSDVYQARALAHLVHHFGWNWVGTIGSDDDYGYNGIQMFIDEVTTLGACIAYRLLIPKELDEESKLEIVKTINESTAKAIVVFSIEAEIYHLIKDVALHNITDKQWIASEAWVTSTLISSNKNFSFLEGTIGFAVQGAKMPELKDFLLACNTPEKPYETFGGEFLKMQFECVCNKTDNMTNKTEIPCRRYPKTQEGGGIKQDMFRMYSDVSQLRVTYNVQKAVYAIAHALHNLQSCKNGKGPFTNKTCGNIYNLQPWQVAHYLKEINFTNRFGDQVNFDVNGDPLGSYDIVNWQTNSDASIQYVTIGRFDPSLPKHEQLTFNEDEIIWSGGKREVPKSVCTESCPAGYRKATRVGQPVCCYDCVFCADGTITNMTDQAECIQCPVDFWSSENRTSCVVKDTEYLSYSEAFGIALATISILGVFLTMAVAAIFLKHKDTPIVRANNSELSFLLLFSLGCCFLCALTFIGHPTGWTCCLRHTSFGISFALCLSCVLSKTAVVLMAFRATLPGNNIAKWFGPVQQRLSVFACASAQIIVCLVWLAVSPPVEVKNTWLYKDRIIVECDMGSVTLFCFVLGYIGCLACCCFLLAFMARKLPDNFNEAKLITFSMLIFCAVWITFIPAYMSSPGKYTVAVEIFAILSSTFGVLLCIFVPKCYIIIFLPKRNSKKYLIPQTKSGK is encoded by the exons ATGTTTCCAATTCACTCCCAAGGCATCCATGAGAAGCAGCCGTACGGGGAGAAGCCAGGACAGAAGCAATGTACGGA ttttaatttcagAGCCTTCCGGTGGATGGAAGCAATGGTTTTCTTCATAGAGGAGATCAACAGAAACCAGACTCTTCTACCCAACATAACGCTTGGCTACAGTCTGTACGATATATGTTCTTTAGAATCTCAGGCCATCAAAGCAACATTATCAATGATGACTAAAACCACAAACAAGACTGGAAGGGACTGTGCAGGACTCCCCTCTGTCCCAGTGGTAATTGGCAACTCTGGATCTTCTCTCACTATCGCAGTCTCAAGAGCTCTGCAGCCATTCAGAGTTCCTTTG GTCAGCTACTTCGCAACCTGCGCCTGCCTCAGCAATAAACACAAGTTTCCCAACGTGTTCCGCACCATTCCAAGTGACGTATACCAGGCCAGGGCATTAGCTCACCTTGTCCATCACTTTGGCTGGAATTGGGTTGGAACGATTGGGTCAGATGATGACTATGGCTACAATGGAATTCAAATGTTCATCGACGAAGTTACAACTCTCGGAGCCTGCATTGCTTACAGGTTGCTTATACCAAAAGAACTTGATGAGGAAAGCAAGTTGGAAATTGTGAAAACTATCAATGAGTCCACCGCGAAGGCCATTGTGGTGTTTTCCATCGAGGCCGAAATCTATCATTTGATAAAAGATGTTGCACTCCATAACATCACGGATAAACAGTGGATAGCAAGCGAAGCCTGGGTCACCTCGACCTTGATCTCCAGCAACAAAAACTTCAGTTTTCTGGAAGGCACGATAGGCTTCGCTGTCCAAGGAGCAAAGATGCCTGAATTGAAAGATTTCTTGCTTGCGTGTAATACTCCAGAAAAGCCCTATGAAACATTTGGGGGAgagtttttgaaaatgcagtttgAATGCGTGTGTAATAAAACTGATAATATGACAAACAAGACTGAAATACCATGCAGACGCTATCCTAAAACCCAAGAAGGAGGAGGAATAAAACAGGACATGTTCCGAATGTACAGTGATGTGAGCCAACTGAGAGTAACCTATAATGTTCAAAAAGCAGTTTATGCCATAGCACATGCTCTACACAATTTACAAAGCTGTAAAAATGGTAAAGGGCCATTCACTAATAAAACATGTGGAAACATATATAACCTCCAGCCTTGGCAG GTTGCACATTATCTTAAAGAAATTAATTTCACTAACAGATTTGGTGATCAGGTGAATTTTGATGTCAATGGAGATCCGTTGGGATCCTATGATATTGTAAACTGGCAAACAAATTCTGATGCCTCTATTCAATACGTCACCATTGGACGCTTTGATCCATCTCTTCCAAAACATGAACAGCTTACTTTCAATGAGGATGAAATCATTTGGAGTGGAGGTAAAAGAGAG GTCCCTAAGTCAGTGTGCACAGAAAGCTGCCCAGCCGGCTACAGGAAAGCCACTCGTGTGGGACAGCCTGTATGCTGCTAtgactgtgtcttctgtgcTGATGGAACAATTACCAATATGACAG ATCAAGCAGAGTGCATTCAGTGCCCTGTGGATTTCTGGTCCAGTGAGAACAGAACCAGCTGTGTTGTTAAAGACACCGAATACCTCTCCTACTCAGAGGCCTTTGGAATTGCATTAGCCACCATTTCCATATTGGGTGTCTTCCTAACAATGGCTGTGGCAGCCATTTTCCTGAAGCACAAAGACACCCCGATCGTGCGGGCCAACAACTCGGAGCTGAGCTTCCTCCTGCTTTTCTCTCTGGGCTGCTGCTTCCTGTGCGCACTGACTTTCATCGGCCACCCCACAGGATGGACCTGCTGCTTAAGACACACTTCATTCGGTATCAGTTTTGCCCTGTGTCTTTCCTGCGTTCTCAGTAAAACTGCTGTGGTGCTTATGGCTTTCAGAGCCACCCTCCCGGGGAATAACATTGCAAAATGGTTTGGCCCCGTGCAACAGAGACTTAGTGTATTTGCCTGTGCATCTGCTCAAATTATAGTGTGCCTTGTGTGGCTGGCAGTTTCTCCTCCAGTTGAAGTGAAAAACACCTGGCTTTATAAAGACAGGATTATTGTGGAATGTGATATGGGTTCTGtgactttattttgttttgttctggggTATATTGGGTGTCTTGCGTGTTGCTGTTTTCTCCTTGCTTTTATGGCTCGGAAGTTGCCCGATAATTTCAATGAAGCCAAACTGATCACGTTTAGTATGCTAATATTCTGCGCCGTGTGGATCACCTTCATCCCAGCTTATATGAGCTCCCCTGGAAAATACACTGTAGCAGtagaaatatttgctattttgtCATCAACCTTTGGTGTGCTGCTCTGTATCTTTGTTCCTAAATGCTACATAATCATTTTCCTTCCTAAGAGGAATTCTAAAAAATACCTCATACCCCAAACTAAGTCAGGAAAGTAA
- the LOC136753945 gene encoding extracellular calcium-sensing receptor-like — translation MASAIIALSASRPGADIRSLWGDSGNQSSSRFDIRGYRWVQAMIFAVEEINNNTELLPTITLGYTIADTCLTQLSTLGAAMALVTGERDTVSGLGCGRAPEVPVIIGDASSSGSMVVARTLGVYSIPMVSYLASCACLSDKTNFPAFFRTAPSDYFQARAMAKLLKLFGWTWVGVIAGDGDYGKLGIQIFQEEVKKFDVYSKENILHIIKTIKESSAKVMVTFAIESESYISSLLEEVVSQNITDKQWVATEAWIISSLVSTQRNLQALEGTIGFALRKAEIKGLRSFLCRIHPESDPTDPFITEFWEAVFGCSLDQSVSSSPTSLSSKPKCTGAENLESVESTYNDVSQLRTTYNVYKAVYTIAHAVHDMLSCSPGEGPFENGSCPDITHLQPWQLIHYLKRVNAITPAGEEVYFDENGDSVPSYDIINWQRKEDGSVKYVKVGQFDAAEGSENKFNIDEEKLVWGGGQSKVPRSVCSESCAPGTWKAVQKGRPVCCFDCLPCADGEISNITGAVQCEKCPSSHWPNAEKTKCVPKETEYLSFEETMGMFITVISVCGAVITVCIIGIFFYFRDTPIVKANNSELSFLLLFSLVLCFLCSLAFIGRPLPWSCKLRHTAFGISFVLCISCVLSKTVVVLMAFQATLPGSNIMRYFGPPQQRAGIFCCTLGQVLICVLWLTLSPPYPSQDLGQSAKIILQCSLGSVLGFACVLGYIGCLACVCFILAFLARKLPDNFNEAKFITFSMLIFCVVWVTFIPAYVSSPGKYTVAVEIFAILSSSYSLLVCIFVPKCYIILLKPEQNTKKQLMGKVAKY, via the exons ATGGCCAGTGCCATCA TTGCCTTATCTGCGTCCAGACCAGGAGCCGACATCAGGTCCCTTTGGGGAGATTCAGG aaaccAGTCTAGTTCTAG GTTTGATATCAGGGGGTATCGCTGGGTGCAGGCAATGATTTTTGCCGTGGAAGAAATCAATAACAACACAGAACTTCTCCCCACCATCACACTGGGTTACACCATCGCTGACACCTGCCTGACACAGCTGAGTACCCTGGGGGCGGCCATGGCGCTTGTGACAGGAGAGAGGGACACCGTGTCTGGCTTGGGGTGTGGGCGAGCTCCAGAGGTCCCTGTCATTATTGGGGATGCCAGTTCTTCTGGATCTATGGTTGTTGCCAGAACGCTGGGAGTCTACTCTATACCCATG GTGAGCTACCTTGCCTCTTGTGCGTGTCTCAGTGACAAAACTAATTTTCCAGCATTTTTCAGAACAGCTCCGAGTGATTATTTTCAAGCCAGGGCAATGGCCAAATTACTGAAACTCTTTGGCTGGACGTGGGTTGGAGTGATAGCAGGAGATGGTGACTATGGTAAATTAGGAATACAGATATTTCAAGAAGAAGTgaaaaagtttgat GTCTATTCCAAAGAGAATATCTTGCATATcatcaaaacaataaaggagTCGTCAGCAAAAGTTATGGTTACTTTTGCCATTGAGTCTGAGTCTTACATCTCTTCTTTGCTGGAGGAAGTTGTAAGTCAAAACATCACTGATAAACAGTGGGTTGCTACAGAAGCATGGATTATATCCTCACTTGTTTCAACCCAGAGGAATCTACAAGCCCTGGAAGGGACTATAGGCTTTGCACTGAGAAAGGCAGAAATTAAAGGTCTGAGGTCATTCCTGTGCAGAATTCACCCTGAATCAGACCCAACTGATCCGTTCATCACTGAATTTTGGGAAGCAGTGTTTGGTTGCTCTCTAGATCAGAGTGTGAGTTCCTCCCCAACATCACTATCATCCAAGCCAAAGTGTACAGGAGCAGAAAACTTGGAAAGCGTGGAAAGCACATATAATGATGTCTCACAATTAAGAACTACCTACAATGTGTACAAAGCTGTTTACACAATAGCACATGCTGTTCATGACATGCTTTCCTGTAGCCCTGGAGAAGGTCCTTTTGAGAATGGATCATGCCCAGACATCACTCACCTCCAGCCATGGCAG CTTATTCACTATCTCAAAAGAGTAAATGCTATAACCCCTGCAGGGGAGGAGGTATACTTTGATGAGAATGGAGATTCTGTGCCATCGTATGATATTATCAACTGGCAGAGGAAGGAAGACGGCTCAGTGAAATATGTGAAAGTTGGCCAGTTTGATGCAGCAGAAGGATCTGAGAACAAGTTCAATATTGATGAAGAAAAACTTGTTTGGGGTGGAGGTCAAAGTAAG GTTCCTCGGTCAGTGTGTTCTGAGAGCTGTGCCCCAGGTACATGGAAAGCTGTTCAGAAAGGAAGgccagtctgctgctttgactgtCTGCCTTGTGCTGATGGAGAAATTAGCAACATCACAG gTGCAGTACAGTGTGAGAAGTGTCCATCCAGTCATTGGCCAAATGCAGAGAAAACCAAGTGTGTTCCAAAAGAAACTGAATACCTGTCTTTTGAAGAGACCATGGGAATGTTCATCACAGTGATTTCAGTGTGTGGAGCTGTTATTACAGTTTGCATTATTGGCATCTTCTTTTACTTCAGAGACACACCCATTGTGAAGGCGAATAACTCTGAGCTGAGCTTCCTGCTCCTGTTCTCCCTGGTGCTTTGTTTCCTGTGCTCGCTTGCTTTCATTGGCCGGCCCCTGCCCTGGTCCTGCAAGCTGCGCCACACAGCGTTCGGAATCAGCTTTGTCCTCTGTATCTCCTGTGTTCTGAGTAAGACTGTTGTTGTGCTGATGGCTTTTCAGGCCACACTTCCTGGCAGCAATATCATGAGGTATTTTGGTCCTCCACAACAAAGAGCAGGCATTTTCTGCTGCACGCTGGGGCAGGTTCTGATCTGTGTGCTGTGGCTCACGCTGTCGCCACCTTATCCATCACAAGACCTGGGACAGAGTGCCAAAATTATTCTGCAGTGCAGTCTGGGCTCTGTGCTTGGGTTTGCCTGTGTTCTGGGCTACATTGGCTGTTTGGCCTGTGTGTGCTTTATCCTGGCATTTTTAGCCAGGAAGCTTCCAGACAACTTCAACGAAGCCAAGTTCATCACTTTCAGTATGCTCATCTTTTGTGTGGTTTGGGTAACTTTCATACCAGCCTATGTTAGTTCTCCAGGAAAGTACACAGTTGCTGTAGAGATATTTGCCATTTTGTCATCCAGCTACAGTCTTCTTGTGTGCATTTTTGTCCCGAAATGTTACATTATCTTGCTGAAGCCTGAGCAGAATACAAAAAAGCAGCTGATGGGCAAAGTGGCAAAGTATTGA